One part of the Microlunatus elymi genome encodes these proteins:
- a CDS encoding sensor histidine kinase, with translation MSAGEDLTVPTPNGPRLELDELIDQLVERAEGVRRAHGRLRALLRAIESVTGDLALEQVLRRIAHAARRLADAEYAALGVIGPHGELEQFIHVGIDIPTAEEIGQLPQGKGLLGALIVDPRPIRLRRISDDPRSVGFPSHHPPMTSFLGVPIRVRGEVFGNLYLTNSAKGEFSTDDEELMIALAGAAGTAISNARLYEEAQLQQRWLRASGDIQAQLISSSGEDPLQSIARRAMEIADADLANVCLLAADRESFVIEFACGVGADELIGRRFELASTISGRVIASGESFMAVDGASLPVPPAPQQVKAMDTGPIIIVPVRGAADAHGVVAVARNRGRRPFSHVELEMMAGFATQASVAIELAEARSAEQKMIIMQDRERIARDLHDHVIQQLFAVGLSLEGAIGQLPQDAEVTGRLTGLVGDLDSAIRRIRSSIFTLRDAPGSVRRGLRQSVLDVVTSVTPMLGRAPSVSFSGLVDLTPDEALAEDVVACVRELLTNVAKHAHAGTVTVDVEVTGGWLSVTICDDGDGLPDEPYRSGLANLDARAAHHGGALTLAHRPTGGTIATWTARTD, from the coding sequence ATGAGCGCTGGTGAGGACCTCACCGTGCCGACTCCCAACGGCCCCCGACTTGAACTCGACGAACTGATCGATCAGTTGGTGGAGCGTGCCGAGGGTGTCCGGCGAGCGCACGGTCGGCTGCGAGCCCTGTTGCGCGCGATCGAATCGGTGACCGGGGACCTGGCCCTGGAGCAGGTGCTCCGCCGCATCGCGCACGCCGCTCGGAGGCTCGCCGACGCCGAGTACGCCGCACTGGGCGTGATCGGCCCGCACGGGGAGCTGGAACAGTTCATCCACGTCGGTATCGACATCCCGACCGCCGAGGAGATCGGACAGCTGCCCCAGGGCAAGGGTCTGCTCGGCGCCCTGATCGTCGATCCGCGGCCGATCCGGCTCCGACGCATCTCCGATGATCCTCGCTCGGTCGGGTTTCCCTCGCATCATCCGCCGATGACGTCGTTTCTCGGCGTACCGATTCGCGTCCGCGGCGAGGTGTTCGGCAACCTCTACCTGACCAACAGCGCCAAGGGCGAATTCAGCACTGACGACGAGGAGCTGATGATCGCCCTGGCCGGTGCGGCCGGGACCGCGATCAGCAACGCGCGCCTGTACGAGGAGGCGCAGCTGCAGCAGCGCTGGCTGCGCGCCAGCGGCGACATCCAGGCGCAGTTGATCAGCTCCAGCGGCGAGGATCCGCTGCAGTCGATCGCCCGCCGGGCGATGGAGATCGCCGACGCCGACCTGGCGAACGTCTGTCTGCTGGCCGCGGACCGCGAGAGCTTCGTGATCGAGTTCGCCTGCGGGGTCGGCGCCGACGAGTTGATCGGCCGCCGATTCGAGTTGGCCAGTACGATTTCGGGTCGGGTGATCGCCTCCGGCGAATCGTTCATGGCGGTCGACGGGGCCAGCCTGCCGGTGCCGCCCGCACCGCAGCAGGTGAAGGCGATGGACACCGGTCCGATCATCATCGTCCCGGTCCGCGGAGCGGCCGACGCGCACGGCGTGGTGGCGGTGGCCCGCAACCGTGGCCGGCGGCCGTTCAGCCACGTCGAGTTGGAGATGATGGCCGGCTTCGCCACCCAGGCCAGCGTGGCGATCGAGCTCGCGGAAGCCCGGTCGGCCGAGCAGAAGATGATCATCATGCAGGACCGGGAGCGGATCGCGCGGGATCTGCACGATCACGTGATCCAGCAACTGTTCGCCGTCGGGCTGAGCCTGGAGGGCGCGATCGGGCAACTGCCGCAGGATGCCGAGGTGACCGGACGGCTGACCGGGCTGGTCGGTGATCTGGACAGCGCGATTCGGCGGATCCGGTCCAGCATCTTCACCCTGCGAGACGCCCCCGGCTCCGTACGCAGGGGGTTGCGGCAGTCGGTGCTCGACGTGGTCACCTCGGTGACGCCGATGCTGGGCCGGGCGCCGAGTGTTTCGTTCAGCGGGCTGGTGGATCTGACCCCGGACGAAGCCCTGGCCGAGGACGTGGTCGCCTGCGTCCGGGAGCTGCTGACGAACGTGGCGAAGCACGCGCACGCCGGCACCGTGACCGTCGACGTCGAAGTCACCGGCGGCTGGCTGTCGGTGACCATCTGCGACGACGGGGACGGACTCCCCGACGAGCCCTACCGCAGCGGCCTGGCCAACCTGGACGCCCGCGCCGCCCACCACGGCGGCGCCCTCACCCTGGCCCATCGCCCCACCGGCGGCACCATCGCCACCTGGACCGCCCGTACCGACTGA
- the atpD gene encoding F0F1 ATP synthase subunit beta, whose protein sequence is MTATVNETQEEKTLGVGRVARVIGPVVDIEFPADAMPDIMSALTVDITTSEGTRSMTLEVELHIGDNLVRAIALKPTDGLRRGTEVRDTGAPISVPVGDVTKGHVWNVTGEVLNADPATVEVTERWPIHRAAPKFDQLEAKTEMLETGIKVLDLLTPYVQGGKIGLFGGAGVGKTVLIQEMIYRIAHNFGGTSVFAGVGERTREGNDLINEMEEAGVFKDTALVFGQMDEPPGTRLRVALSALTMAEYFRDVQNQDVLLFIDNIFRFTQAGSEVSTLLGRMPSAVGYQPTLADEMGQLQERITSTRGHSITSMQAIYVPADDYTDPAPATTFAHLDATTELSRDIAARSLYPAVDPLTSTSRILDAQYIGQHHYDVANSVKAILQKNKELQDIIAILGVDELSEEDKIVVARARRIEQFLSQNTYMAEKFTNVPGSTVPVGETIESFRMIVDGEVDHIAEQAFFNVGSMDDVERAWSELQKDA, encoded by the coding sequence CTGTCAACGAAACCCAAGAAGAGAAGACCCTCGGCGTCGGCCGGGTCGCCCGCGTGATCGGCCCCGTGGTGGACATCGAGTTCCCTGCGGATGCGATGCCGGACATCATGAGCGCGCTCACGGTGGACATCACCACCAGCGAGGGCACCCGCAGCATGACGCTGGAGGTCGAGCTGCACATCGGCGACAACCTGGTCCGCGCGATCGCGTTGAAGCCGACCGACGGTCTGCGCCGCGGCACCGAGGTGCGCGACACCGGCGCGCCGATCTCGGTGCCGGTGGGCGACGTCACCAAGGGCCACGTCTGGAACGTGACCGGCGAGGTGCTGAACGCCGATCCGGCCACCGTCGAGGTGACCGAGCGCTGGCCGATCCACCGGGCCGCGCCGAAGTTCGATCAGCTCGAGGCCAAGACCGAGATGCTGGAAACCGGCATCAAGGTGCTGGACCTGCTCACCCCGTACGTGCAGGGCGGCAAGATCGGCCTGTTCGGCGGCGCCGGCGTCGGCAAGACCGTGTTGATCCAGGAGATGATCTACCGGATCGCGCACAACTTCGGTGGCACCTCGGTGTTCGCCGGTGTTGGCGAGCGGACCCGTGAGGGCAACGACCTGATCAACGAGATGGAAGAGGCCGGCGTCTTCAAGGACACCGCCCTCGTGTTCGGTCAGATGGACGAGCCGCCGGGCACCCGGCTGCGGGTCGCGCTGAGCGCGCTGACCATGGCGGAGTACTTCCGCGATGTGCAGAACCAGGACGTGTTGCTCTTCATCGACAACATCTTCCGGTTCACCCAGGCCGGTTCCGAGGTCTCCACCCTGCTCGGCCGGATGCCGTCCGCGGTGGGTTACCAGCCCACCCTGGCCGACGAGATGGGCCAGCTGCAGGAGCGGATCACCTCGACCCGTGGTCACTCGATCACCTCGATGCAGGCGATCTACGTGCCGGCCGATGACTACACCGACCCGGCACCGGCGACCACCTTCGCCCACCTGGACGCGACCACCGAGCTGTCCCGTGACATCGCGGCCCGTTCGCTCTACCCGGCGGTGGACCCGCTGACCTCGACCTCGCGGATCCTGGATGCGCAGTACATCGGTCAGCACCACTACGACGTTGCGAACTCGGTGAAGGCGATCCTGCAGAAGAACAAGGAACTGCAGGACATCATCGCCATCCTCGGTGTCGACGAGCTGTCCGAAGAGGACAAGATCGTCGTCGCCCGGGCGCGGCGGATCGAGCAGTTCCTCAGCCAGAACACGTACATGGCCGAGAAGTTCACCAACGTGCCGGGTTCGACGGTTCCGGTCGGCGAGACCATCGAGTCGTTCCGGATGATCGTGGACGGCGAGGTCGACCACATCGCCGAGCAGGCCTTCTTCAACGTCGGCAGCATGGATGACGTCGAGCGCGCCTGGTCCGAGCTGCAGAAGGACGCCTGA
- a CDS encoding F0F1 ATP synthase subunit epsilon: MAEPLEVRVVSADAVVWSGDVDSVIAKTVEGDIGILAGHEPVLSLLAPGGVELLLPDGRREVVAVDGGFISVAKGHVSVISEYARMGEEITVELAERALADARSRMESGDDDDETRKAYRRAEAQLSAARKAR; encoded by the coding sequence ATGGCTGAACCGTTGGAGGTCCGGGTCGTCTCCGCCGACGCGGTGGTCTGGTCCGGCGACGTCGACAGTGTCATCGCCAAGACGGTCGAGGGCGACATCGGCATCCTGGCCGGCCACGAGCCGGTGCTGTCGCTGCTCGCCCCCGGTGGTGTCGAGTTGCTGTTGCCCGACGGCCGGCGCGAGGTGGTGGCCGTCGACGGCGGCTTCATCTCGGTGGCCAAGGGGCATGTCTCGGTGATCAGCGAGTACGCCAGGATGGGCGAGGAGATCACCGTCGAACTGGCCGAGCGCGCTCTCGCCGACGCCCGATCCCGGATGGAGTCGGGTGATGACGACGACGAGACGCGCAAGGCGTACCGCCGAGCCGAGGCTCAGCTCAGCGCTGCCCGCAAGGCTCGCTGA
- a CDS encoding DUF2550 domain-containing protein has product MEIIGLVLVFLGLCLIGLAVRRRWVARNGGTFECSMRRHVRPAGTPADASVDTTTPSTNWVLGVARYSGENLEWFRFFSLAWWPKYTFRRSDVTVVDHRTPTATEAVALYADQEIVTLAIASATSAGPRARSRARARGDVGSVERDLAMTPDSLTGMLSWLEAAPPGIGRY; this is encoded by the coding sequence GTGGAGATCATCGGGCTTGTCCTGGTGTTCCTCGGGCTGTGCCTGATCGGCCTCGCCGTCCGCCGGCGCTGGGTTGCTCGCAACGGCGGAACGTTCGAGTGCAGCATGCGCCGACACGTACGCCCCGCGGGCACGCCCGCCGACGCATCGGTCGACACCACGACTCCGAGCACCAACTGGGTGCTCGGAGTTGCTCGTTACAGTGGCGAGAACCTGGAGTGGTTCCGCTTCTTCTCCCTGGCCTGGTGGCCGAAGTACACCTTCCGCCGCTCCGACGTCACCGTGGTCGACCATCGAACCCCGACCGCGACCGAGGCCGTCGCCCTCTACGCCGATCAAGAGATCGTCACCCTCGCCATCGCCTCGGCCACCTCCGCCGGACCTCGCGCTCGGTCTCGTGCTCGGGCCCGCGGCGACGTCGGATCGGTGGAGCGCGACCTGGCCATGACCCCGGACTCCCTGACCGGCATGCTGAGCTGGCTCGAAGCCGCCCCACCCGGGATCGGCCGCTACTGA